From a single Brassica napus cultivar Da-Ae chromosome C9, Da-Ae, whole genome shotgun sequence genomic region:
- the LOC106403887 gene encoding probable inorganic phosphate transporter 1-3, whose amino-acid sequence MPEKQLGVLKALDVAKTQLYHFTAILIAGMGFFTDAYDLFCVSLVTKLLGRIYYFNPLSDKPGSLPPHAAGAVNGAALCGTLAGQLFFGWLGDKLGRKTVYGITLIMMTLCSIGSGLSFGNKATGVMTTLCFFRFWLGFGIGGDYPLSATIMSEYANKKTRGAFIGAVFAMQGVGILAGGFVALVVSSIFDMKFPAPTYKVDRVLSTPPQADYVWRIIVMFGALPAVLTYYWRMKMPETARYTALVAKNIKQATQDMSKVLQIQLEVEERAADIMKDPRLSYGLFSKEFAKRHGLPLLGCTTTWFLLDIAFYSENLFQKDIFSGIGWIPKASTMNAIHEVFKIARAQTLIALCSTVPGYWFTVAFIEIMGRVAIQLMGFFMMTVFMFAIAFPYDHWTKPENRLGFVVMYSLTFFFANFGPNATTFIIPAEIFPARLRSTCHGISAATGKAGAIVGAFGFLYAAQPQDKTKTDAGYPPGIGIKNSLITLGVINFVGMLFTFLVPEPKGKSLEELSGENEVGK is encoded by the exons ATGCCTGAAAAACAACTAGGAGTGCTTAAGGCACTTGATGTTGCGAAGACGCAACTGTACCATTTCACGGCGATTCTCATTGCTGGAATGGGTTTCTTTACTGATGCCTACGATCTCTTCTGTGTCTCTCTGGTGACCAAACTCCTTGGCCGCATCTACTACTTCAATCCACTGTCAGACAAGCCTGGCTCACTTCCCCCTCACGCTGCGGGAGCGGTCAATGGTGCGGCTCTTTGTGGAACCCTTGCTGGTCAGCTCTTCTTCGGATGGCTCGGTGACAAGCTTGGAAGAAAAACAGTGTATGGTATCACTTTGATCATGATGACTTTGTGCTCCATCGGTTCGGGTCTCTCCTTCGGTAACAAAGCCACGGGTGTCATGACCACCCTCTGCTTCTTCAG GTTTTGGCTGGGATTTGGTATTGGAGGTGACTACCCTCTTTCTGCGACTATTATGTCTGAATACGCCAACAAGAAGACTCGTGGTGCTTTCATCGGTGCGGTATTTGCTATGCAAGGTGTTGGTATATTAGCTGGAGGTTTTGTGGCACTTGTAGTATCTTCTATATTCGACATGAAGTTTCCAGCACCAACCTATAAAGTTGATAGGGTTCTCTCAACGCCTCCTCAGGCTGATTACGTTTGGCGAATCATCGTCATGTTTGGTGCTCTACCCGCAGTCTTGACTTACTACTGGCGCATGAAAATGCCAGAGACCGCTCGGTACACTGCCTTGGTCgcaaaaaacatcaaacaagcCACACAAGATATGTCCAAGGTCTTACAAATACAACTTGAGGTGGAGGAAAGAGCGGCGGATATCATGAAAGACCCCAGACTTAGCTATGGCTTGTTCTCCAAGGAATTCGCCAAACGACATGGTCTTCCACTACTCGGATGTACAACCACATGGTTCTTGCTTGACATTGCCTTTTACAGCGAAAACCTGTTCCAAAAGGATATCTTCTCGGGTATCGGATGGATCCCAAAGGCATCCACTATGAACGCCATCCATGAGGTTTTCAAGATTGCTAGGGCTCAAACTCTCATCGCGCTCTGTAGTACTGTCCCTGGTTACTGGTTTACGGTTGCGTTTATTGAGATCATGGGAAGAGTCGCGATCCAGCTGATGGGATTCTTCATGATGACTGTCTTTATGTTTGCCATTGCCTTCCCTTATGATCACTGGACCAAACCGGAGAATCGTTTAGGGTTCGTGGTTATGTACTCTCTCACTTTCTTCTTTGCCAATTTTGGACCAAACGCAACCACTTTCATTATACCGGCTGAGATATTCCCAGCTAGGCTAAGATCCACGTGCCATGGGATATCGGCCGCAACAGGTAAGGCTGGAGCCATCGTGGGAGCTTTTGGGTTCCTATACGCAGCTCAGCCACAGGACAAGACCAAGACGGACGCAGGATATCCACCGGGAATTGGAATCAAGAACTCACTGATCACGCTTGGTGTCATCAACTTCGTCGGTATGCTCTTCACCTTCCTTGTCCCTGAGCCCAAAGGAAAATCCCTCGAAGAACTATCCGGTGAGAATGAGGTTGGGAAATGA
- the LOC106402445 gene encoding trafficking protein particle complex subunit 3 — MAPVGPRSGDAIFSSIDRVNAELFTLTYGAIVRQLLTDLEDVDEVNKQLDQMGYNIGIRLIDEFLAKSGVSRCVDFKETAEMIAKVGFKMFLGVTASVSSWDADGTCCSIILEDNPLVDFVELPDTCQGLYYCNVLSGVIRGALEMVSMKTEVTWTRDALRGDDAYELQVKLLKQVAEEYPYKDDE, encoded by the exons ATGGCTCCTGTCGGTCCTCGTTCCGGTGATGCCATCTTCTCCAGCATCGATCGCGTG AACGCAGAGTTGTTCACGTTGACGTATGGTGCAATCGTGCGCCAGTTGCTTACTGACCTCGAAGACGTCGACGAAGTCAACAAACAGCTTGATCAAAT GGGATACAACATTGGAATCAGACTTATCGATGAGTTTCTTGCCAAATCTGGCGTTTCCAGATGCGTTGATTTCAAGGAGACTGCTGAAATGATTGCCAAG GTGGGTTTCAAGATGTTTTTGGGGGTCACTGCATCAGTGTCAAGCTGGGACGCGGATGGGACTTGCTGCAGTATAATCTTGGAAGACAATCCACTCGTTGATTTCGTGGAGCTTCCCGATACTTGCCAAGGCCTTTACTACTGCAACGTCCTAAGTGGAGTCATTAGAGGCGCTTTGGAAATG GTGTCAATGAAGACAGAAGTGACATGGACGCGTGATGCTCTTCGAGGGGATGATGCTTATGAATTGCAGGTGAAGCTACTGAAGCAAGTCGCTGAGGAGTATCCGTACAAGGATGATGAATAA